One stretch of Micromonospora echinospora DNA includes these proteins:
- a CDS encoding dihydrofolate reductase family protein: MGTVIYWVHTSVDGFIEGPNGEFDWPEMGEELSAYSMDLSERAAAFVYGRRVWEMMAAYWPQVESISDHPHDLAFAPIWRRTPKVVVSRTLAEAGHGALVVGGGDLATELAEVRERFPGDLLLTGGTGAATALAALGLVDEFQVIVHPVVLGGGRQVLPGLARQSLRLVGTRTFDGRSVLLRYARA; this comes from the coding sequence ATGGGCACTGTCATCTACTGGGTGCACACGTCGGTCGACGGCTTCATCGAGGGGCCGAACGGCGAGTTCGACTGGCCGGAGATGGGGGAGGAGCTGTCCGCGTACTCGATGGACCTGTCCGAGCGGGCCGCCGCCTTCGTCTACGGGCGGCGGGTGTGGGAGATGATGGCCGCCTACTGGCCGCAGGTCGAGTCGATTTCCGACCACCCGCACGACCTGGCGTTCGCGCCGATCTGGCGGCGTACCCCGAAGGTCGTGGTCTCCCGCACGCTCGCCGAGGCCGGCCACGGCGCCCTGGTCGTCGGCGGCGGCGACCTGGCCACGGAGCTGGCGGAGGTCCGCGAGCGGTTCCCCGGCGACCTGCTGCTCACCGGCGGCACCGGCGCGGCGACGGCGCTGGCCGCGCTCGGGCTCGTCGACGAGTTCCAGGTGATCGTGCACCCGGTGGTGCTCGGCGGCGGGCGGCAGGTGCTGCCCGGCCTGGCCCGGCAGAGCCTGCGGCTGGTCGGGACGCGCACCTTCGACGGGCGGTCGGTGCTGCTGCGCTACGCGCGGGCCTGA
- a CDS encoding TrmH family RNA methyltransferase, with protein sequence MVPVHEITDPDDDRIADYRALTDVELRTRWEPPHGLFIAEGELVLRRALRAGYPARSYLVDAKRVDQLADLDTGDTPVYAASPDVLQRATGFHVHRGVLASFHRRLLPSADEVLAAARRVVILEDVNNHTNLGAVFRGAAALGIDAVLLSPTCADPLYRRSVRVSMGEVFAVPYAKLDSWPAGLDQVRAAGFTVLAMTPAPDAVPMQRLTPAQRERAALLLGAEGPGLTAAAQAASDVRVVIPMRRGVDSLNVAAAAAVAFWELGRDDLL encoded by the coding sequence CTGGTGCCCGTCCACGAGATCACCGACCCCGACGACGACCGGATCGCCGACTACCGCGCGCTCACCGACGTGGAGCTGCGTACCCGCTGGGAACCGCCGCACGGGCTGTTCATCGCCGAGGGGGAACTGGTGCTGCGGCGGGCGCTGCGGGCCGGCTACCCGGCCCGGTCGTACCTGGTCGACGCCAAGCGGGTGGACCAGCTCGCCGACCTCGACACCGGCGACACCCCGGTGTACGCGGCCTCGCCGGACGTGCTCCAGCGCGCCACCGGCTTCCACGTGCACCGGGGCGTGCTCGCGTCGTTCCACCGCAGGCTGCTGCCGTCGGCCGACGAGGTGCTGGCCGCCGCCCGGCGGGTGGTGATCCTGGAGGACGTCAACAACCACACCAACCTGGGGGCTGTTTTTCGAGGCGCCGCCGCGCTCGGCATCGACGCGGTGCTGCTGTCCCCGACCTGCGCCGACCCGCTCTACCGGCGCAGCGTACGGGTCAGCATGGGCGAGGTGTTCGCGGTCCCGTACGCGAAGCTCGACAGCTGGCCCGCAGGGCTGGACCAGGTCCGGGCGGCCGGGTTCACGGTGCTCGCCATGACGCCCGCGCCGGATGCCGTACCGATGCAGCGGCTGACCCCGGCGCAGCGGGAGCGGGCGGCGTTGCTGCTCGGGGCGGAGGGGCCGGGTCTGACCGCGGCGGCGCAGGCGGCCAGCGACGTGCGGGTGGTGATCCCGATGCGGCGCGGCGTGGACTCGCTGAACGTGGCCGCCGCCGCGGCGGTGGCGTTCTGGGAGCTGGGGCGCGACGACCTGCTCTGA
- a CDS encoding TetR/AcrR family transcriptional regulator, with protein MTVPSPPPPVPVPLPGARHGRDPDRAIKRGPRRVPAEEVAATQRDRLFDGLVREVAARGYDNARVSDICHAAGVTRPAFYALFTGKQDAFLAAYRHGIAVVSHLMEDAYRDAGPAWPDAARAALRTLLDVLASVPAFARIALVEVDAAGPDARRERDALLRSFRRFFADAGPEPAGTEVDRDALVSTVVGGIHATVRERVAQGRADELPLLLPVLTYAATAPFLGPEGARRATRAARPDDGPAATAPCAPTGHP; from the coding sequence GTGACCGTCCCGAGCCCGCCGCCACCGGTGCCCGTGCCCCTGCCGGGCGCTCGCCACGGCCGCGACCCGGACCGCGCCATCAAGCGCGGCCCGCGCCGCGTGCCGGCCGAGGAGGTGGCGGCGACCCAGCGCGACCGCCTCTTCGACGGGCTGGTCCGCGAGGTCGCCGCCCGGGGCTACGACAACGCCCGGGTCAGCGACATCTGCCACGCGGCCGGCGTCACCCGGCCCGCCTTCTACGCGCTGTTCACCGGCAAGCAGGACGCCTTCCTGGCCGCGTACCGGCACGGCATCGCAGTGGTGTCGCACCTGATGGAGGACGCCTACCGCGACGCCGGCCCGGCCTGGCCGGACGCCGCCCGCGCGGCGCTGCGCACGCTGCTCGACGTGCTGGCCAGCGTGCCCGCCTTCGCCCGGATCGCACTTGTCGAGGTGGACGCGGCCGGGCCGGACGCGCGCCGGGAACGCGACGCGCTGCTGCGCAGCTTCCGCCGGTTCTTCGCCGACGCCGGCCCGGAGCCGGCGGGCACCGAGGTGGATCGCGACGCGCTCGTGTCCACAGTGGTCGGCGGCATCCACGCCACCGTCCGGGAACGGGTGGCGCAGGGGCGGGCCGACGAGCTGCCGCTGTTGCTGCCGGTGCTCACGTACGCGGCCACAGCGCCGTTTCTCGGCCCCGAGGGCGCCCGGCGCGCCACCCGGGCCGCCCGGCCGGACGACGGACCGGCCGCCACGGCGCCGTGCGCGCCGACCGGTCATCCCTGA
- a CDS encoding DUF6230 family protein translates to MSEQIDQPRSGVRWRRFAVTLGTVTVGAAGMVMLTAQGVLGAQFAISGMPFTVTADKLEGTGFEQFATLDQMIPDSPNQGDTGGQVLVIVSAIDKAELTNLCQSINLGGTNLRITAGNSGKPVTARTLVVDGDEIAGNASFKNIDVGQDASTVDKVPGVKGNPGVFAQQADTVTITNLRQNNYATTAAIFTLPNLRMGFSSDGC, encoded by the coding sequence ATGTCGGAGCAGATCGATCAACCGAGGAGCGGCGTACGCTGGCGCCGGTTCGCCGTCACGCTCGGCACCGTGACGGTCGGCGCGGCCGGCATGGTGATGCTCACCGCCCAGGGTGTCCTCGGCGCGCAGTTCGCCATCTCGGGCATGCCGTTCACCGTCACCGCCGACAAACTGGAGGGGACCGGGTTCGAACAGTTCGCCACGCTCGACCAGATGATCCCGGACAGCCCCAACCAGGGCGACACCGGCGGGCAGGTGCTCGTGATCGTCTCGGCCATCGACAAGGCCGAACTGACGAATCTCTGCCAGAGCATCAACCTGGGCGGGACCAACCTGCGGATCACCGCCGGCAATTCCGGTAAGCCCGTGACCGCCCGCACGCTCGTGGTCGACGGCGACGAGATCGCCGGCAACGCCTCCTTCAAGAACATCGACGTCGGGCAGGACGCCAGCACCGTCGACAAGGTCCCCGGGGTCAAGGGCAACCCGGGCGTGTTCGCCCAGCAGGCCGACACGGTGACCATCACCAACCTGCGGCAGAACAACTACGCCACCACCGCCGCGATCTTCACGCTGCCCAACCTGCGCATGGGCTTCAGCTCCGACGGGTGCTGA
- a CDS encoding thiamine pyrophosphate-requiring protein, with protein sequence MGAEHDGNLPRDATVADYLVARLAEWGVHRYYGYPGDGINGMTSALQRAEGRARFIQVRHEETAGFAAGAHVKYGGGPLGCVVVTSGPGAIHALNGLYDAKLDHQPVVALLGHTALPAEGGGYYQEVDLVSLYKDVASAFLAQLDDPSQARHLVDRACRTALARRTVTALVLPSDVQDLPAVPHPPHAHGYYHTSAVPSSEPTVPPEADVRRAAEVLRGGERVAMLVGQGALGAEDEVRRIADRLGAGVATALLGFAAVDHRQPWVTGAIGLLGSRPSWQLMRECDRLLIVGSQMPYSEFYPPEGQARAVQIDIDGTRMGLRYPTEVNLTGDAGPTLRALLRELGPGPGPTAWRATIADATGKWRAAQREVAAQPAEPVNPQSLFATLDDALPGDAMLAVDCGTATAWYARHVRVRPGMLASLSGTLLSMGGGMPYALAAKFAHPDRPVIALLGDGAMQMNGVNELITVAKYWREWSDPRFVVLVLNNRDLAFVSWEQRSGEGTPMFPDSQDLPDVAYHRWAEVLGLGGELVDSPGLVDGLWQRVLDTDRPVVVNAVVDPAELMLPPHFTAEQARKTAAAVLRGDSDRAGIVRRGVPAALATYRPRRRGR encoded by the coding sequence ATGGGCGCGGAGCACGACGGCAACCTCCCTCGCGACGCCACAGTCGCCGACTATCTGGTGGCCCGGCTCGCCGAATGGGGCGTGCACCGCTACTACGGCTACCCGGGCGACGGGATCAACGGCATGACCTCGGCGCTGCAACGCGCCGAGGGGCGTGCCCGGTTCATCCAGGTCCGGCACGAGGAGACCGCCGGTTTCGCGGCCGGCGCGCACGTCAAGTACGGCGGCGGTCCGCTCGGCTGCGTGGTGGTGACGAGCGGTCCGGGCGCGATCCACGCCCTCAACGGCCTCTACGACGCCAAGCTCGACCACCAGCCGGTGGTGGCGCTGCTCGGGCACACCGCGCTGCCCGCCGAGGGCGGCGGCTACTACCAGGAGGTGGACCTGGTCTCGCTCTACAAGGACGTGGCCTCGGCCTTCCTGGCCCAGCTCGACGACCCGTCCCAGGCCCGGCACCTGGTGGACCGGGCCTGCCGCACCGCGCTGGCCCGGCGTACCGTGACCGCCCTGGTCCTCCCCTCCGACGTGCAGGACCTGCCGGCGGTGCCGCACCCGCCGCACGCCCACGGCTACTACCACACCAGCGCCGTGCCGAGCAGCGAGCCGACAGTGCCGCCGGAGGCCGACGTGCGCCGGGCCGCCGAGGTGCTGCGCGGCGGCGAGCGGGTGGCGATGCTGGTCGGGCAGGGCGCGCTGGGCGCCGAGGACGAGGTACGCCGGATCGCCGACCGCCTCGGCGCCGGGGTGGCCACCGCGCTGCTCGGCTTCGCCGCCGTCGACCACCGCCAGCCCTGGGTGACCGGCGCGATCGGCCTGCTCGGCAGCCGCCCGAGCTGGCAGCTCATGCGCGAGTGCGACAGGCTGCTGATCGTCGGCAGCCAGATGCCGTACTCGGAGTTCTACCCGCCCGAGGGGCAGGCCCGGGCGGTGCAGATCGACATCGACGGCACCCGGATGGGGCTGCGCTACCCGACCGAGGTGAACCTGACCGGCGACGCCGGGCCGACGCTGCGCGCCCTGCTCAGGGAGCTGGGCCCGGGGCCGGGCCCGACCGCCTGGCGGGCCACGATCGCCGACGCCACCGGCAAGTGGCGGGCCGCGCAGCGCGAGGTGGCCGCCCAGCCGGCCGAGCCGGTGAACCCGCAGTCGCTGTTCGCCACGCTCGACGACGCGCTACCAGGCGACGCCATGCTCGCCGTGGACTGCGGCACCGCCACCGCCTGGTACGCCCGCCACGTGCGCGTGCGCCCCGGCATGCTGGCCAGCCTCTCCGGCACGCTGCTGTCCATGGGCGGCGGGATGCCGTACGCGCTGGCGGCGAAGTTCGCCCACCCGGACCGCCCGGTGATCGCGCTGCTCGGCGACGGGGCGATGCAGATGAACGGCGTCAACGAGCTGATCACGGTGGCGAAGTACTGGCGGGAGTGGTCCGACCCCCGGTTCGTGGTGCTGGTGCTCAACAACCGGGATCTGGCGTTCGTCAGCTGGGAGCAGCGCTCCGGCGAGGGCACGCCGATGTTCCCGGACAGCCAGGACCTGCCCGACGTGGCGTACCACAGGTGGGCCGAGGTGCTGGGCCTCGGCGGTGAGCTTGTCGACTCCCCCGGCCTGGTGGACGGCCTGTGGCAGCGGGTGCTCGACACGGACCGGCCGGTGGTGGTCAACGCGGTGGTGGACCCGGCCGAGCTGATGCTGCCGCCGCACTTCACCGCCGAGCAGGCCCGCAAGACCGCCGCGGCGGTGCTGCGCGGGGACAGCGACCGGGCCGGCATCGTGCGCCGCGGCGTACCGGCCGCGCTCGCCACGTACCGGCCCCGCCGCCGTGGGCGCTGA
- the argG gene encoding argininosuccinate synthase, translating into MSKVLTSLPIGERVGIAFSGGLDTSVAVAWMRDKGAVPCAYTADIGQYDEPDIASVPGRAHTYGAEVARLVDCRAALVEEGLAALTCGAFHIRSGGRAYFNTTPLGRAVTGTLLVRAMIADDVQIWGDGSTFKGNDIERFYRYGLLANPQLRIYKPWLDTDFVTELGGRTEMSEWLLERGLPYRDSTEKAYSTDANIWGATHEAKTLEHLDTGIETVEPIMGVKFWDPSVEIPTEDVTIGFDQGRPVTINGKEFGSAVDLVLEANAIGGRHGLGMSDQIENRIIEAKSRGIYEAPGMALLHAAYERLVNAIHNEDTLANYHNEGRRLGRLMYEGRWLDPQALMLRESLQRWVGTAVTGEVTLRLRRGEDYSILDTTGPAFSYHPDKLSMERTQDSAFGPADRIGQLTMRNLDIADSRAKLEQYAFVGMVGGGNPQRVVGAAQAASTGLIGAMPQGGAEAIASRGVPTAEDEALDRAAMEFGVD; encoded by the coding sequence GTGTCCAAGGTTCTCACCTCCCTGCCCATCGGCGAACGTGTCGGCATCGCCTTCTCCGGCGGCCTCGACACCTCGGTCGCGGTCGCGTGGATGCGCGACAAGGGCGCCGTCCCGTGCGCCTACACCGCCGACATCGGCCAGTACGACGAGCCCGACATCGCCTCGGTGCCCGGCCGCGCCCACACCTACGGCGCCGAGGTCGCCCGGCTCGTCGACTGCCGCGCCGCGCTGGTCGAGGAAGGGCTGGCGGCACTGACCTGCGGCGCCTTCCACATCCGCTCCGGCGGGCGGGCCTACTTCAACACCACCCCGCTGGGCCGGGCCGTGACCGGCACGCTGCTGGTGCGGGCGATGATCGCCGACGACGTGCAGATCTGGGGCGACGGCTCGACGTTCAAGGGCAACGACATCGAGCGGTTCTACCGCTACGGCCTGCTTGCCAACCCGCAGCTGCGGATCTACAAGCCGTGGCTGGACACCGACTTCGTCACCGAACTGGGCGGGCGCACCGAGATGTCGGAGTGGCTGCTGGAGCGCGGCCTGCCGTACCGGGACAGCACCGAGAAGGCGTACTCCACCGACGCCAACATCTGGGGCGCCACCCACGAGGCCAAGACGCTCGAACACCTCGACACCGGCATCGAGACGGTCGAGCCGATCATGGGCGTGAAGTTCTGGGACCCGTCCGTGGAGATCCCCACCGAGGACGTCACCATCGGCTTCGACCAGGGCCGCCCCGTGACGATCAACGGCAAGGAGTTCGGCAGCGCCGTCGACCTGGTGCTGGAGGCCAACGCCATCGGCGGCCGGCACGGCCTGGGCATGTCCGACCAGATCGAGAACCGGATCATCGAGGCCAAGAGCCGGGGCATCTACGAGGCGCCCGGCATGGCGCTGCTGCACGCCGCGTACGAGCGGCTGGTCAACGCCATCCACAACGAGGACACGCTGGCGAACTACCACAACGAGGGCCGCCGCCTCGGACGCCTCATGTACGAGGGCCGCTGGCTGGACCCGCAGGCGCTGATGCTGCGCGAGTCGCTGCAGCGCTGGGTCGGCACGGCGGTCACCGGCGAGGTCACGCTGCGGCTGCGCCGGGGCGAGGACTACTCGATCCTCGACACCACCGGCCCGGCGTTCAGCTACCACCCGGACAAGCTGTCGATGGAGCGCACCCAGGACTCGGCGTTCGGCCCGGCCGACCGGATCGGCCAGCTCACCATGCGTAACCTCGACATCGCCGACTCCCGCGCCAAGCTGGAGCAGTACGCCTTCGTCGGCATGGTCGGCGGCGGCAACCCGCAGCGGGTCGTGGGCGCCGCCCAGGCCGCCTCGACCGGGCTGATCGGCGCCATGCCGCAGGGCGGCGCCGAGGCCATCGCGTCCCGGGGCGTGCCCACCGCCGAGGACGAGGCGCTCGACCGGGCCGCCATGGAGTTCGGCGTCGACTGA
- a CDS encoding PucR family transcriptional regulator — protein MSPVFPTVREVLDLVPMRHGAPRLVAGSAGLDRPVRWVHIAEVPDIATLLGGGELVLTTGIGLPADDAGLREFIGTLADVGASGLVVELGRRYLTGVPRVMAAAAERRGLPLVELRRGTPFVRITEAVHGLIVDAQLTELRATEEIHQRFTDLSVEGAEPAEVLRQAAELAGCPMVLENLSRQVLAYDPAGENAELLLDGWEQNSRQIRPAGRTAYDPGSGWLVTTVGARGQDWGRLLLRWPVAESTPPTRLTILIERAASTLALGRLIRRDAEGLERQIHRTLLTALIDHSRPVDEVALRAKALGVVLDRRHLVGVVVRHRGDEPAADAGPGADADPEAGPARLRDLAEAVGQAVRDAKLTALTSAVDDHAVGALLALPDEAAEEKALAAFATALRRVRLDAAPSRPPASRTVVAAGSGVGSLREARRSLVEARQIAEAARRDPRDLLCYRLPHVGLAGLLHLLRDEPRLQTFVERELGPLLTYDAQHPREQLLGTLRAYLEQGRNKSAGAAAAHLSRPAFYERLARIGRILDADLDSVDRCLSLHVALLALDAIRTP, from the coding sequence GTGTCGCCCGTGTTCCCTACCGTGCGTGAGGTCCTGGACCTGGTGCCCATGCGCCACGGTGCGCCGCGCCTGGTCGCCGGGAGCGCCGGGCTGGACCGCCCGGTGCGGTGGGTGCACATCGCCGAGGTGCCCGACATCGCCACCCTGCTCGGCGGCGGGGAACTGGTCCTGACCACCGGCATCGGGCTGCCGGCCGACGACGCCGGGCTGCGTGAGTTCATCGGCACCCTGGCCGACGTCGGCGCCTCCGGGCTGGTGGTCGAGCTGGGCCGCCGGTACCTCACCGGTGTGCCCCGGGTGATGGCCGCCGCCGCCGAACGCCGCGGCCTGCCCCTGGTCGAGCTGCGCCGGGGCACCCCGTTCGTCCGGATCACCGAGGCGGTACACGGCCTGATCGTGGACGCCCAGCTCACCGAGCTGCGCGCCACCGAGGAGATCCACCAGCGGTTCACCGACCTGTCCGTGGAGGGCGCCGAACCGGCCGAGGTGCTGCGGCAGGCCGCCGAACTGGCCGGCTGCCCGATGGTGCTGGAGAACCTGTCCCGGCAGGTGCTCGCGTACGACCCGGCGGGGGAGAACGCGGAACTGCTGCTGGACGGCTGGGAACAGAACTCCCGGCAGATCCGCCCCGCCGGGCGCACCGCGTACGACCCGGGCAGCGGCTGGCTGGTCACCACAGTCGGGGCGCGCGGGCAGGACTGGGGACGGCTGCTGCTGCGCTGGCCGGTCGCCGAGTCCACCCCGCCGACCCGGCTGACAATCCTGATCGAGCGGGCCGCCTCCACGCTGGCCCTGGGACGGCTGATCCGGCGCGACGCCGAGGGCCTGGAACGGCAGATCCACCGCACGCTGCTGACCGCGCTCATCGACCACTCCCGCCCGGTGGACGAGGTGGCGCTGCGCGCCAAGGCGCTCGGCGTCGTCCTCGACCGCCGGCACCTGGTCGGCGTGGTGGTCCGGCATCGCGGCGACGAGCCGGCCGCCGACGCCGGCCCGGGCGCCGACGCCGACCCCGAGGCCGGCCCGGCCCGCCTGCGCGACCTCGCCGAGGCGGTCGGCCAGGCCGTGCGGGACGCCAAACTGACCGCCCTGACCAGCGCCGTCGACGACCATGCGGTGGGGGCGCTGCTGGCGCTGCCCGACGAGGCCGCCGAGGAGAAGGCACTCGCCGCGTTCGCCACGGCGTTGCGCCGGGTACGCCTCGACGCCGCCCCGTCCCGCCCTCCGGCGTCCCGCACCGTGGTGGCGGCCGGTTCCGGCGTGGGCAGCCTGCGCGAGGCGCGCCGTTCACTTGTCGAGGCGCGCCAGATCGCCGAGGCGGCCCGGCGGGACCCCCGTGACCTGCTCTGCTACCGGTTGCCGCACGTCGGGCTGGCCGGTCTGCTGCACCTGCTGCGCGACGAGCCCCGGTTGCAGACGTTCGTCGAGCGTGAACTCGGGCCACTGCTCACGTACGACGCCCAGCACCCCCGCGAGCAGTTGCTCGGCACGCTGCGCGCGTACCTGGAGCAGGGGCGGAACAAGTCGGCCGGGGCGGCCGCGGCGCACCTGTCCCGGCCGGCCTTCTACGAGCGGCTGGCCCGGATCGGCCGCATCCTCGACGCCGACCTGGACTCGGTCGACAGGTGCCTGTCCCTGCACGTGGCCCTGCTGGCCCTGGACGCCATCCGCACCCCCTGA
- a CDS encoding Tat pathway signal sequence domain protein, which yields MPRYGRIGAGLAALALLTGLVGAAPATAAPTTSLASAVLTYPTVAGTAVSVGDVIQASLRSGTNATFYSSTSGTTGIKCAASSFSAKVLTNPTAPGTATESLTAQSFSSCTTNVFGTTGVQSVTVNNLPYTTSVTSAGVVKISGTTAAPIQSTVVLNSLLGTITCVYRTSTNTLTGTASNATNSITFTNQALTKFSGPSLCFGTAYFTASYSPVRDTSKTGSPAVYVN from the coding sequence ATGCCCAGGTACGGACGCATCGGCGCGGGCCTCGCCGCCCTGGCGCTGCTGACCGGTCTGGTCGGCGCCGCCCCCGCCACCGCCGCACCCACCACCTCGCTGGCCAGCGCCGTGCTGACCTACCCGACCGTCGCCGGCACCGCCGTGTCGGTGGGCGACGTCATCCAGGCCAGCCTGCGCAGCGGTACGAACGCCACGTTCTACTCCTCGACCAGCGGCACCACCGGCATCAAGTGCGCCGCGTCCAGCTTCAGCGCCAAGGTGCTGACCAACCCGACCGCTCCCGGCACCGCGACCGAGAGCCTGACCGCGCAGTCGTTCTCCAGCTGCACGACGAACGTCTTCGGCACCACCGGCGTGCAGAGCGTGACTGTCAACAACCTGCCCTACACCACCTCGGTGACCAGCGCTGGCGTCGTCAAGATCTCTGGGACGACGGCGGCGCCGATCCAGAGCACCGTCGTGCTCAACTCGCTGCTCGGAACGATCACCTGCGTCTACCGGACGAGCACGAACACGCTGACCGGTACGGCGTCCAACGCCACCAACTCGATCACCTTCACCAACCAGGCCCTGACCAAGTTCTCCGGCCCGTCGCTCTGCTTCGGCACCGCGTACTTCACCGCCTCGTACTCGCCGGTGAGGGACACCAGCAAGACCGGCAGCCCGGCGGTCTACGTCAACTGA
- the murD gene encoding UDP-N-acetylmuramoyl-L-alanine--D-glutamate ligase, with the protein MRLSDLRGRHVAVWGAGREGRAAVTAIAAHGPAGLVVVDDSANFLTLPWEGPLADAAPLVTGEEGFDRLAAADVVVRSPGVPNTHPWMVELRRRSVPVTQGSALWMADHAGRTVGVTGSKGKSTTSSLISHLLTAMDRPNVFGGNIGVPLLDLPEAELYVLELSSYQCADLTDSPRVAVVTALFPEHLDAHGGEREYYRDKLNLIAHGPHAVVVNGADPRLAAELGDRAAIRAGSPDTTQVATGPDGTQWFHLRDTPLFPRAVLPLVGRHNEGNLCVALAVLDALGVDVVARRDSLAVAVAEFQGLAHRLTEIADPSGLTFVDDTLATSPYAAMHAIDAYEGRPLTVIVGGADRGLDYSPLRAHLADREITVIGVPDSGPRIVEALSGLPSVRTELADDLVAAVGLSRKLTPAGGVVLLSPAAPSYGRFRNFEHRSEVFAQAVADTAR; encoded by the coding sequence GTGCGCCTGTCTGATCTGCGCGGACGTCATGTCGCCGTCTGGGGCGCCGGCCGCGAGGGCCGGGCCGCGGTGACCGCGATCGCCGCGCACGGGCCGGCCGGCCTGGTCGTGGTCGACGACAGCGCCAACTTCCTCACCCTGCCCTGGGAGGGCCCGCTGGCCGACGCGGCACCGCTGGTGACCGGCGAGGAGGGCTTCGACCGGCTGGCCGCGGCGGACGTCGTGGTCCGCTCGCCGGGGGTGCCGAACACCCACCCGTGGATGGTGGAGCTGCGCCGACGGTCGGTGCCGGTGACCCAGGGCAGCGCGCTGTGGATGGCCGACCACGCGGGCCGGACCGTCGGGGTGACCGGCAGCAAGGGCAAGAGCACCACGTCCAGCCTGATCAGCCACCTGCTCACCGCGATGGACCGGCCGAACGTGTTCGGCGGCAACATCGGGGTGCCGTTGCTGGACCTGCCGGAGGCCGAGCTGTACGTGCTGGAGCTGTCCAGCTACCAGTGCGCCGACCTGACCGACTCGCCCCGGGTGGCGGTGGTGACCGCGCTGTTCCCCGAGCATCTGGACGCGCACGGCGGTGAGCGGGAGTACTACCGGGACAAGCTGAACCTGATCGCGCACGGACCGCACGCTGTCGTGGTCAACGGCGCCGACCCGCGCCTGGCCGCGGAGCTGGGCGACCGGGCCGCGATCCGGGCCGGCTCGCCGGACACCACGCAGGTGGCGACCGGGCCGGACGGCACGCAGTGGTTCCACCTGCGGGACACGCCGCTGTTCCCGCGCGCGGTGCTGCCGCTGGTCGGGCGGCACAACGAGGGCAACCTCTGCGTCGCGCTCGCCGTGCTGGACGCGCTCGGCGTCGACGTGGTGGCGCGTAGGGACAGCCTCGCCGTCGCGGTCGCCGAGTTCCAGGGCCTGGCGCACCGGCTCACCGAGATCGCCGACCCGTCCGGGCTCACCTTCGTCGACGACACGCTCGCCACCAGCCCGTACGCGGCCATGCACGCGATCGACGCGTACGAGGGGCGGCCGCTGACGGTGATCGTCGGCGGCGCCGACCGAGGGCTGGACTACAGCCCGCTGCGCGCGCACCTGGCCGATCGGGAGATCACCGTGATCGGCGTGCCGGACAGCGGCCCCCGCATCGTGGAGGCGCTGTCCGGGCTGCCGTCGGTGCGTACCGAGCTGGCCGACGACCTGGTCGCCGCCGTCGGGCTGTCCCGCAAGCTCACCCCGGCCGGTGGGGTGGTGCTGCTGTCCCCGGCCGCGCCCAGCTACGGCCGGTTCCGCAACTTCGAGCACCGCTCCGAGGTGTTCGCGCAGGCGGTGGCGGACACCGCCCGCTGA
- a CDS encoding DUF6114 domain-containing protein, giving the protein MTAGQHTAPAAGVRARWRHWRRARPFTAGLLIALGGAEMLVTLRAPLGVLLHVGPQGLAAYLVPAILVICGVLLITTPQQRVFYAVLSLVLGLVSWLTSNLGGFLVGMLLALVGGALAFAWTPVKQRAAHAETASAEAAPAEATPAEATPAGTAAAATAPGPREPVGSSAPTESLDALLSAEPGPPRHTRAERG; this is encoded by the coding sequence GTGACCGCGGGACAGCACACGGCCCCGGCCGCCGGCGTCCGCGCACGCTGGCGGCACTGGCGGCGCGCCCGGCCGTTCACCGCCGGGCTGCTCATCGCGCTCGGCGGCGCGGAGATGCTGGTGACGCTGCGCGCGCCGCTCGGCGTACTGCTGCACGTCGGGCCGCAGGGCCTGGCCGCGTACCTGGTGCCGGCGATCCTGGTGATCTGCGGCGTACTGCTGATCACCACGCCGCAGCAACGGGTCTTCTACGCGGTGCTCTCCCTGGTGCTCGGGCTGGTCTCCTGGCTCACCTCGAACCTGGGCGGGTTCCTGGTCGGCATGCTGCTGGCGCTGGTGGGCGGGGCGCTCGCGTTCGCCTGGACCCCGGTCAAGCAGCGGGCGGCCCACGCCGAGACGGCATCCGCCGAGGCGGCGCCTGCCGAGGCGACGCCTGCCGAGGCGACGCCCGCCGGTACCGCGGCCGCCGCCACCGCGCCCGGGCCGCGCGAGCCGGTCGGCAGCTCGGCGCCCACCGAGTCGCTCGACGCGCTCCTGTCGGCCGAGCCGGGGCCGCCACGGCACACGCGGGCGGAGCGCGGCTGA